In Chryseobacterium salivictor, the DNA window ATGGAAGTTCGCCTCAAGACGGGTTCCGTGCATTCCGACCGGTTCCTGGATTTCTCCCTGAGAATCGACTTTATATTCCTGAGGAAGTACATGAATGATTTCTTCACCAGGCAACATCACCAACTGTTTTACCTGGTCTTTTAATTTATCGATATCGTCATCCGTGATATATTGATCCGGGTTTTCCCGCATAATATAATCTGAATGCTGCAGCGAACGGATATGTTTGCCTGCAATCCCGACGGTTACTTTTTGAATCGGTACGCCAGAACTTGATTGGGCCTGCGCTACCGCTGCTTTGATGGACTGAATAGTTTGGGAGATATTGTTGACAATACCTTTGTGAACGCCTAAACTTTTTGCCGTTCCTACGCCGAGAACTTCAATTTTTCCGTGGGCGTTTCGTCGTCCGACAATGGCCACAATCTTGGTGGTACCGATGTCGAGGCCTACTGAATACTCGTGATTTTCCATTATATGTCGATTTGATTTTTTATCGTTCAAGGATTTGCATCCTCTGTTTTCTTATTTTTTAATCTTCAGATTGTCATTCCGTGACTTTCTGTTGTACTGTTCATTCTTGCCATTAATTAGAATTTGTTTTAGCTGCTGTTTTTTGAGCCTCGATTTTTTTCTGATTAATGACCGGCAAATTTGCCAGTTCCTTTTTGCCAACGGCAATTATGCTGTCATTTTCTTTAAACTTGGGATTCAGTGTTGTTACAATTTGGTTATCGTATTTCAAAGAAACTTTCGTGTATTTTTCTGGCTGCTGATGAATCAGATATTTTTCTACAAAAGCTTTAAATCCTTTTACCTTCAGATCTATTTTTTCTAAATCGCCAATTTCAACTTTGAAATTCCCTTCGCTGGTCAATAATTCATAATTTCCTTTCTTTTTAGAAATTCCGATGAAATATTTTCTGCTGAAATCATCACGGTTAATTTTTGCAATGAGTTCGGCGAGCTTTACATATTCCGACTGTTTTACATTTCCTGTAACCAACATACATGGGAACGAATAATTTTTTGAAATCGGGAATTCGACCCCTTTTTCATCGACATAAAAATCGCGGTCAGCTTTGGTCAGACGGAAAGCGGGCACCCGTTGCTTGATATCCAGATTCAAATTTCCATTCAGATTCAGGTAAACATTTGCGCTGTCAACCTCCGGGAGTTGGTTTAATTTTTTTTCTAAATCAGGAATATTAATGTCGCCGATTTTTTTTGTTGGATTCGATTTTTTCACCAATTCCTTGATGTCTTTTTCATCGATGAAATAAACCGGATCTTTGGTTGTTGTCAATTTTACGGTGACTTTTTCCATCGGTTTTCCGTTGAATCTTTTCAACGAAAAACTCAGCAGAAACCCAAACAGGATTACGGTAACAAAAATCTTTAATATTCTGAATTTGTTTTTCATTATTTATCTGAGAGCCATTCTACAATTCCGTCATACAAAGTGTCGATATTCCCGGCACCTACGGTTAACAATACGTCGAAGTCTTTTTCTTTTATTTTATTAAAGGCGTCGTCCAACGTGGAAACTTCCTTTTTGTCTGTTTTTACTTTTTCTAATAACCATTTTGAAGTGATGCCTTCAAAGTTTTCCTGTAATTCTCTTGCCGGATAGATATCGAGCAGGATTAATTCGTCAGCTTTATCTAAACTTTCTGCGAATCCATCAGCGAAATCTCTTGTTCTGCTGAAAAGATGCGGCTGAAAAACCACCAATAATTTCTTCTTCGGATAAAAAGTTTTAATAGAACCGATTACCGCATTTAATTCCGTTGGATGATGCGCATAATCGTCGATATAAATTTTTCCGCTTTCAAAATTATGTTTGGTGTAACGCCTTTTAATTCCTTTAAAACTGGCGATTCCTCTTTTCAAAGTTTCGAAATCAACACCGAAATTATTTAACAAAGCAATGGCGGCCGTTGCATTTTCAACATTGTGAATTCCCGGAATTTCCCAAACAAAATCATCAAATTCCTCAGTCGGAGTGTGGAAATCAAAATGTATTTTATCGCCGATTTCTCTGATGTTATCGGAGTAATAATCAGCTTCTTCATTCACGGCGTACGTTTTTGCGTCACGCCCAATCTGAATTCCTTTCCGGACAAAAAGTTGCTGCCCTTCCGGAATCAAATCTGCAAAATCCTGAAATCCTTTTTGAATGGTGGCATTGTCACCGTAAATATCCAAATGATCGGCATCTGTGGAAGTAATCACGGCCCAATCCGGAGAGAGCGTTAGGAAACTTCTGTCGTATTCATCGGCCTCAACAACGGAAATGTCTTTTCCATTAAAATGAAAATTAGATTTAAAATTTTCAGCAATTCCTCCTAAAAAGCACGAGAAAGGAAGATTTGCTTCTTCGCATAAATGAGCGACCAAAGAAGAGGTTGTCGTTTTTCCGTGGGTTCCTGCAATTGCGATGCAGTCGGTGTTTTCGGTAATCATTCCGAGGACTTTCGCTCTTTTTAAAACATCGAATTTTTGATCATTAAAATAAGTGAGAATATCCAGTTTTTTAATGGCCGGTGTAAAAATCACCAAAGTGTTTTCCGGGGTTAAATTTTTTACTTTATCATTAACAAGATCTTCGAACTCAATACCAATTCCTTCTTCCACCAAAGCTTTTGTCAGCTTGGTGTGCATTTTATCATAGCCCAAAACGTTTTTCCCTGAGGCGTTGAAATACCGCGCCAAGGCACTCATTCCGATGCCGCCGATTCCTACAAAGTAGAAGTTCTGATATGTTGTTAAAGCTTTCATTTTATGCTTTGATATTTAATGATGATAAAATTTCATCTACAATTCGTTCTGTGGCCAAAGGTTTTGCGAAGAATTTTAAATTTTCGCTCATCTCATTTCTTAGATTTTCGTTTTCACAGATTTCCATTAAAGTCGTCCAGAATTTTTCTTTCATTTCGGTATCTTTCACCATTCTTGCTGCATTTTTTTCAACTAAGGTCATCGCGTTTTTGGTTTGATGATCTTCTGCCGCAAAAGGAAACGGAACCAAAAGCACCGGTTTCTGTGCCATTGCCAATTCCGAAATTGCGATTGCACCGGCGCGCGAAACAATAACATCGGCTGCGGAATAGGCTAAAGCCATATCGGAAATAAATTCTTTCAACTGAATTTGAGGTGGATATGAAATTTTCGAATCTTCGTTCAAACTTTTGTAATCCAGTTTTCCGGTTTGCCAGATCAGCTGGAAATCTTTTTCTATTAATTTTTCTATATTCTGTTTCCAACCATTGTTCAAGGTTCTTGATCCTAAAGATCCACCCACTGAAAGAATGGTGAGTTTGTTTTTGTCTAACCCTAATTTCTCTTTCGCTACATCTTTCGTAATTAAATCGGTGATGATATTTTTCCGGACAGGATTTCCTAAAAAGAACGTTTTTGTTTTCGGGAAGAAATGATCCATATTCGGGTAAGCGGTGAAAACTGCTTTTGCTTTTTTCGCCAGAAACGTATTGGTTTTTCCGGGCAATGAATTTTGCTCCTGAACAAAAATCGGAACGTTTAAATTGCTTGCCATAAAAAGCGCAGGTCCGCTTGCGAATCCTCCGGTCCCGATGGCGAAATCCGGCTGGAATTCTTTAATTGCTTTTCTGGCTGTTGTAATACTCGAAAGCAGTTTAAATGGTAATCTTAAATTTTTCAATATGTTTCCACGGTCGAATCCTGCGATATTTAAACCGATAATTTTGAATCCGGCTTGTGGAACTTTTTCCATTTCCATTTTACCGTTGGCTCCGATGAACAAAAATTCTGCCTGCGGAAATCTCTTTTGGATTTCCTGTGCAATCGCAATCGCCGGGAAGATATGTCCTCCGGTTCCGCCGCCGCTCATTAGAATTTTTATTTTTCTGTTCATTTTTTTTTGATTTCCATAGGTTTTAACCTATGATTAATTAAACCGTTTCTTCGGGATTTTATGCAATGTCATTTATTTCTTCGATGCTTTGTTTTTTGCCCATTCCTTCTTCATCATAAACCTGAATTCTCGAACTTACATTTAAGATAATTCCTAATTGAATATAAGTTACCAGCATGGAAGTTCCACCATAACTTATTAGTGGCAGCGGTTGACCGGTAACCGGAATCAGATTGATGGCGACCGCAATATTCACGGTCAGCTGTATAAAAATCATGGTCCCGAGACTTAAGACCAGTAAACTCCCAAAGAAGGCCGGCATTTTACTGGCAATCATTACGATCCGGATAATCATGATGAGGTAAAGTGCAATTAAAACTGTTGCTCCTATAAAACCATATTCCTCCACAATAATGGCGAAAATAAAATCCGAGGCAGACTGAGGAAGCATTTGTTTCAAGGCGCTTTTACCAGGACCCATTCCGGTGATTCCACCATGAACGATTGCGGCTTTTGCCTGCATGACCTGATAATTTTTTGCTTTATCTGCTTCGTCTTCAATTTGATTTTCTTTTTTGGTAAAAGTTTCTACGCGGCTCATCCAGGTATGAACCCGGTTGCTTCCGATGAGGTCGGTCTTTAAAGCAAGAAACATGAAAATCCCAATCATTACTGATGAAAGACCTACGAATCCAAAGATGTATTTTTTATCTAACTGACCGATGAGCATTACAATTAATGAAACCATTAATATCATTAAAGCCGTCGACCCATTATCTTTTGCGACCAGACCAAAGACCAGTAAAACCGGGCCGAAGATGTAAAAGATGTTTTCAATCGGAAGACGTTCTCTTTTGATTTTCTTTGTTAAATACCTGCAGAGATAAATAATCAACATCAAATAAGCAAAAGAAGAAGGTTGGAAGGAAATGGGTGTTCCCGGGATTTTTAACCAGCGCGAGGCAGAAGCACCATCGATGGTTTGTCCGGAAAACATGGTTAAGCCTAAGAGAACAATGGTAAATACCAAAAGGTAACTGCTCAGTTTGCCGATATGTTCATATTTAAAATAGCCGACACCACGCATGATTGCAAGACCAAGCACTACGAAGAAAGAATGCTTGATGAGGTGCGAAGTGGTGGTTCCGCTGTTTACGATATATTCCAAATTAGAACTTGCAGAATAGACGGGGAATACCGAGAAGAACGAAATCAGTAAGATTACGCTCCACAGCACTTTGTCGCCTTTTAACAACTCGAATTTGTTTTCTCTTTCCTGCATTTTAATCTACGGTTAGTCGATGGCTTTTTTTAATACCTGATTTTTAAACTGATGTCCGCGGTCTTCATAATTATCGAATAAATCGAAACTTGCGCAGCATGGCGAAAGCAAAACAGTATCGCCTTTTTCAGCCAGTGATTTGGAGACTCTTACTGCTTCCTCCATACTTGAGGTGCTGTAAATAGATTCTTTTTTATCTTTGAAAAAATCGATGATTTTCTGATTATCAAGTCCCAGGCAGACAATTGCTTTTACTTTTCTTTTGACCAAATTTTCGATTTCGCTATAATCATTTCCTTTGTCAACACCGCCTACAATCCAGATGGTTGGCTGGTTCATGCTTTCCAAAGCGAAGTAAGTTGCATTCACGTTGGTGGCTTTGCTGTCATTAATAAAAGTAACTCCGTTAATTTGAGCAACCGGTTCCAGCCTGTGTTCAACTGCCTGAAAAGTCATCAATGAATTCCGAATGCTTTCATTGCTTATTTTCAATATTTTACTGGCGATTGAGGCGGCCAGACTGTTGGCGATATTATGATTTCCAACTAAAGAAAGTTCTGCAATTTTCATTGAAAACTCATCTTCGATCTTCACCACTATTTTATCATTATTAATAAAACCGCCCTCATTTAAATTGCCTTTTGTGGAAAACGGAATCTTCTTCGCTCGGATGGCCAGCTGTTCCAGAAGGTTCATGCTCATTTCATCATCTTTGTTATAGATAAAGAAATTGTCGTTCTCCTGATTTTCTGCAATTCTGAACTTTGCCAGCGCATAATCTTCATAATTGTAATTGTACTGATCAAGATGATCCTGACTTAAATTCAATAATAAAGAAATATAAGGCCGGAAACTTTGAATATCATCCAGCTGGAAAGAGCTCACTTCTAAGACATAGTAGTCGAAATTTTCGTCTGCGACCTGTCTTGCGAAGCTTTTTCCGATATTTCCGGCTAAACCCACTTTCAGATGATCATTCTTTAAAATATGATAGATCAACGAAGTCGTTGTTGTTTTTCCGTTACTTCCGGTAATGGCTATAATTTTGGCCTGGGTAAATTCAGCGGCAAATTCAATTTCAGAAGAGAGGCGAATTCCCTTTTGGTTGATTTTAAAAATAATATCAGCTTTCTTCGGGATTCCTGGAGATTTGATCACCCAGTCTGCTTCAAGAATTCTGGCTTCGTCGTGCTGTCCTTCTTCAAACTCTATTCCGGCTTCGATCAGCTGTTTTTTATAATCGTCTTTTATCGCACCTTTATCCGAAAGAAAAACATTCAAGCCTTTCTTCTTCGCTAAATAAGCTGCACCTACTCCGCTTTCTCCGCCACCTAAAACAACTATTTTCATATTCTGTTTTTTAATTTAACAGGAACAATTTCCTGTCTAAAATATCGGTCGTCCCTATGGAACAATCTTGTGTTATCTGACTTTTAAAGTGATTAAACAAATAATGGCAAACAAAACCCCGATGATGATCATTCGGTTGACGATTTTGCTTTCGTGATATCCTTCTTTTTGATAATGATGATGGAGAGGAGACATTTTGAACAGTCTGTTGTTTTGCGCGTACTCCAATCCGTATTTTCTTTTTCTGTATTTAAAGACTCCTACCTGCAGTACGACTGAAAGGTTTTCAATTAAGAAAATTCCGCACAGTACAGGAATCAATAATTCTTTTCTGAGAATAATTGCTAAAACGGCAATAACTCCGCCGAGCATTAAACTTCCGGTATCGCCCATGAATACTTGAGCCGGATAGGTGTTGTACCAGAAAAAACCGATAACAGCACCCACCAGAGCGAGGGCGAAAATGGTCGTCTCACCCATATTCGGCAGGAACATAATATTGAGATAATCCGCGAAAATAATATTCCCGGACAGGTAGGCAAAAAGTGAAAGGGTGAGCAAAATGACGACACTCGTGCCGGCCGCTAGACCATCGATTCCGTCGGCAATATTGGCGCCGTTGGAAACTGCGGTAACGATAAAAATTACAATTGGGATGAAAACAATCCAGGCCCATTCGTGTGCTTTTTCTGGAGTCATCCAAAATAAAAGACCGCTGTAATCGAACTCGTTATTTTTCACAAACGGAACAGTGGAAACGGTCGATTTTTCCGTTTTCATAAAGTTGGCTTCTACATTATTCCGGTTGACTTCTTTGGCGTCTGCATATTTTCTTTTCACCGTAATATCCGGATGAAAATACATGGTAACTCCTACAATTAAACCTAAACCAACCTGGCCGATCACCTTGAATTTACCGCTGAGCCCGTCTTTGTTTTTTTTGATTTTCTTTAAATAGTCGTCAATAAATCCGATCGCGCCCATCCAAACCACAGATACAATCAGTAAAACAATATAAATGTTCATAATTCTGGTAAAAAGTAAGACCGGAATTAAAGTCGCCAAAATGATAATCAAACCACCCATGGTGGGTGTGCCTTCTTTTTGCTTCTGACCTTCTAAACCTAGATCGCGTACCAATTCTCCCATCTGTTTATTTCGCAGATAGTTGATGATTTTTTTACCGAAAACCAATGCAATAAGCAGGGAAAACAAAACGGCCATTCCTGCACGGAAAGAGATGAATTTAAACATTCCCATTCCAGGAACGTGAATTCCGTGGCTGCTTAGATATTCGAAGAGGTAATATAACATAGCGGTTTATTTAATCTTTCAGTTGATAATTATTTAGACATGAGCCTTGCCAGCTCAATAATGGTTTCCTTATCATCAAAATGGTTTTTCACGCCATTGATTTCCTGATAAGTTTCGTGTCCTTTGCCGGCTACTACGACAATATCTTTCGGTTCTGCAAATTTAATTGCCATTTTAATCGCTTCTCTACGGTCAGGAATTGATGTGTATTTGCTGAAATTTTGAGGTTCTACGCCTGCTTCAATTTGTTTAATGATTTCTGCAGGATCTTCTGTTCTTGGATTATCGGAAGTGATGATGGCCAGCGTAGATTTTCTCGTTGCGATTTTTCCCATTTCAGGACGTTTCGCGTGATCTCTGTCTCCGCCACAACCAAATACGGTGATCAGCCTTTCGTTTTTTGTCCGGATATCGTTGATGGAATCCAATACATTTTCTAAAGCATCGGGAGTATGTGCATAATCGACAACGAAGAAAATTCCGCCGTCAGATTTTAAAGTTTCAAATCTGCCGTTCACTCTCTTTAATTGTGAAATAGCCGGTAAAATGTCATCTTCATGAAAACCGCATTCAATCGCAACTGCATACGCAAGAAGCAAATTGTAAGCGTTGAATTTCCCGGTCAAAGTGGTCCAGAATTCTTTTCCATTAAAGTTGAGAAGCATTCCATTAAAATCAATTTCTGTGATTTTTCCGTGGAAATCTGCCATGGTTTTCAAAGCGTAAGTTTTCTTTTTCGCTTTGGTGTTTTGCAACATTACGTTCCCGTTTTTATCATCAGCGTTGGTAATGGCAATGGCATCTGAACTCAATTCATCAAAAAATCTTTTTTTCGTTTTTAGATATTCTTCAAACGTTTTGTGATAATCAAGATGATCATGCGTTATATTCGTAAATCCTGCGATTTTAAAATGTAGACCTTCGGTTCTGTACTGATGGATTCCGTGCGAAGAAACTTCCATGATAGCATATTCACAGCCTTCTTCAACCGCTTTTGCCAGAATTTGGTTCAAACGGACCACATCCGGAGTGGTGTGCGTGGAAGGAATCATTTCGTCACCGATTCTGTATTCTACAGTAGAAATCAGCGCTGATTTAAAACCTAAAATTTTAAAAATATCAAATAAAAGGGTAGTGGTGGAAGTTTTTCCGTTCGTTCCTGTAATCCCGATGAGGTTCAGTTTCGAAGAAGGATTTCCGTAAAAATTAGAAGCAAGAAGACCCAAAGTTTTTGCGGCATCTTTTACTTTTATATAAGTAATTTCTGCTTTGATTTCAGTTGGAACATTTTCGCAGACAATTACAGCCGCTCCTTTTTCAACAGAAGAACTGATGAAATCATGGCCGTCAGATTCCGTTCCTTTGATCGCCACATAAAGGGAATCCTCAACTGCTTTCCGGCTGTCGAAAATTAATGCTGAAACTTCACGGTCTTGATTTCCGATGATTTCCAGAACCGGGATTCTGCTTAAGATTTCTTCTAATTTCATTTTATTTATATATGACAGGAATTTTTTCTATCCTCTGTTAATCGTCCTTTTCGGGAACGGTGTTATTTTAATTCTGCAACTGCAGATAAATTCTTTGGTTTTTGTTGATGACAGTTCCTTCCAGAGGAAACTGTTCTTTTATTTTTCCGACTCCTTTATAATCGACGCGGTAACCCTGGTTTTCTAATTGCGGAATAATATTTTTTCCGATTAAACCGGTTACGTTGGGCATTATTTTATTGGTTACCGCCACTTTTACCGGTTGCTCAATCATTTTGCTGAGATCCACTTTTTTATCTACCAACATTTCTTTCTCGATGTTTTGTGGTGTTTTCAGGAATGTTTTTCCGGCAATTTCTTTAAATACAGGTGCTGCAACTGTTGAACCATAAAAGCTTTTTGAATTGTCCGGCTCACTGATCATTACGTAACAGGTATATTTAGGATTGTCCGCCGGATAGAATCCTGCAAATGAGGCTCTGTATTTCATGGGACCCGGTTTCCAGTATTCAAATCTTGCGGTTCCGGTTTTTCCGGCCATTTTCAGGTTCGGTGTAAAAATACTTTTCGCTGTTCCTTTTTCCACCGCTTGCGTTAAAGCGCCTGTCATCATCCTGATTGCGTTTTCAGAAGCCATTTTATTTACCATTACCTTGGGTTTTGCTTCATAAAGGATTCTGCCGTCTTTTGCTATTTTTTCAATAAAAAGAGGTTCAAGCATTTTTCCTTTATTAGCAATACCATTGTAAAAAGTAGTTAACTGCAAAAGGTTAATGTTGGTAGCGTAGCCATAAGAAATCGACGCCAGTGTCGCAGCATTCCAGGTGGTGCTTTTCGGCGTTAAAATTCTTGGTTTTGTAATTCCCGGAAGTTCGATGTCCATTTTATCGAATAGTTTCCAGCGGCGCAGGTGATCTAAGAAAACCTGAGGTTTATCTGCATAATATTGCGTAATCAACTTTGCTGTTCCTACGTTGCTTGATTTTGCCAATACATCGGAAATCTCATAAATTCCTCCACCGTGACCATCAGAAATTCTTTGTTTAGCATAGGTCCAGACGCCGTTTCCAACATTCACGGTTGTTTTTTCATTGATGAATCCGTCATCCATAGCCGCCAATAGTGAAATTGTTTTGAAGGTAGATCCCGGTTCAATATTGTCTTTTATTGCATAGTTGTAAGCATCGACGTAAATTCCCGGTTCTGTCCGGCGAAGATTCACCATGGCTTTAATTTTTCCGGTGGCGACTTCCATGACCAAAACGGTACCGTGTTCCCCATCAAATTTCACCAGTTGTTTTTCCAAAGCGGAATGAACAATATCCTGAATCCGGATATCAATAGTGGTATAAACATCCTGACCATCGATGGGTTCATTCACTTTCCAGTAATCAATAGGTTTCCATTGGCTGGAGTTAACGCGCTGTTCGAGTCGCGTTCCGTCGGTTCCGGTCAGAAATTTAGAAAAAGCACCTTCCAGCCCGGATTTGGAAATGGCATTATCCATACCGATGGTTCCCGCTCCAATTTGTGTGGTTGCCAATTCCCGTTTGTAATTTCTGTCAACGATAAATCCGCCTCTGTTTTTACCTTTTTTGAAAATAGGAAACTGGCGAATGCGGTCGTAGTCATCAAAATCAAGTCCTTTAACCAAAGAATAATATTGATTTCTGGTTTTCTTCTGCTGGTCAAACCGGTCTCTGAAATAGCTTCTTGGTTTTCCGAACATTTTAGATAATGAGTCGGTCAAAGCTCCGATGTTGTTAGAATAAACCGTGTCTTTAATTATTTTAAAATCGATATAAACGTCATACCGCATAACGGTAGTGGCGAGGATTGAACCATCGGAAGCATATAGATTTCCACGGGCTGCTTTTAAAGTGGCTTCGCGATAATTTTTATTGATGTAGTCATCTTTAATTTCCTGAACATTAGTGTTTTGTAAAAACAGAATTCTTCCAAGAAACACCACAAACAAAATAAAGGCAAACCCCGCAAAAAGGTAGCCCCATCTCAATGTGTTTGAGCGTTTTTTTTCAAATTCATTTTGTACTGCCATCTAAACTGTCTATTTTTATCAGGATTTTATGGGGATGATTCTCTAAGGATAGCAAAGAATCCTGTACCATTTCTTTTCCTAATTCTGATTCTAATTTTACTTTAATGAGTCTGCTTTGGGCAAACGCGTTTCTCGATTTAAACTCTTCTGTCTGTTCTTTTAAAATATTAACATGTTCGATTTTCTTGCTCACTAAGTGATTGCTGTAAATCATAGACATCAATAAGAAGAACACCAACAAAAAATATCTGTAATGAATAGTGACTTCATCACGGTTCAAAAAATTCCCTTTTATAATATCAATAAAAGTGAGTTTTTTCTGTGGGCGGTTTGCTGGTCTTTTTGCCATGACTTGAGGTTGATTGAGTCGAGCTTCCTTTTTATTTTAATTTAATACCTGTTCTTAATTTTGCACTTCTCGACCGCGAGTTTTCCTTGATTTCTTCGCTATCCGGCACGACTGCTTTGGTCTGCAAAAGATCAAAAGTCTTGTCGTAATTTCCGTAGATGTCTCTGGCTGGTTCACCTTCGAACATTCCGTTTTTCAAAAATCTCTTGACCAGCCGGTCTTCCAGAGAATGGTAAGAAATGGCGACTAATCTGCCACCGGGTTTCAGCATTCTGTGCGCCTGAACCAGTAATTCTTTAATGACTTCCAGTTCCTGGTTGACTTCAATTCTGATGGCCTGGAAAATCTGGGCAAAAACTTTGTTCTGCTTAAACTGCGGAATATAACTGAAGAGTTTCTTCAAATCTTCGGTGGTTTCAATAGGTTTCAGTTTTCGGTGATTCACAATTTCCCGTGCTAACTTTCTGGATTCCCGAATTTCACCGTATTGGTATAAAATATCTGCGAGATGCTCTTCCTCATATTCATTAATGACTTTTTTAGCATCCAGAAGTTGCATCACATTCATTCTCATATCCAGCGGCGCATTGCTTCTGGTTGAAAAACCTCTTTCGGCTTCGTCGAACTGATGAGAAGAAACGCCGAAATCCGCGAGAACTCCATCCACTTTAGAAACACCGTACATCATCAAAGCATTTTCCAAAAACCTGAAATTTTGGTTAATAAGCGTAAACCGTGGATCGTCTATCGTATTTTTGAGGGCATCTAAGTCCTGGTCGAAAGCGTAAAGTTTGCCTTTTGCAGAAAGTCTGCTCAGGATTTCACTCGAGTGTCCTCCGCCTCCGAAAGTGCAGTCCACGTAGATGCCGTCTGGATTCGTTACCAAATCATCGACACTTTTTTTCAGCAAAACAGGATTGTGATACATTTTTTTCTTCTAGGTGTTTTAATTTAAATTTATTTGAACTTTTTACGGTTCTTCGC includes these proteins:
- a CDS encoding FtsL-like putative cell division protein, translated to MAKRPANRPQKKLTFIDIIKGNFLNRDEVTIHYRYFLLVFFLLMSMIYSNHLVSKKIEHVNILKEQTEEFKSRNAFAQSRLIKVKLESELGKEMVQDSLLSLENHPHKILIKIDSLDGSTK
- the rsmH gene encoding 16S rRNA (cytosine(1402)-N(4))-methyltransferase RsmH → MYHNPVLLKKSVDDLVTNPDGIYVDCTFGGGGHSSEILSRLSAKGKLYAFDQDLDALKNTIDDPRFTLINQNFRFLENALMMYGVSKVDGVLADFGVSSHQFDEAERGFSTRSNAPLDMRMNVMQLLDAKKVINEYEEEHLADILYQYGEIRESRKLAREIVNHRKLKPIETTEDLKKLFSYIPQFKQNKVFAQIFQAIRIEVNQELEVIKELLVQAHRMLKPGGRLVAISYHSLEDRLVKRFLKNGMFEGEPARDIYGNYDKTFDLLQTKAVVPDSEEIKENSRSRSAKLRTGIKLK
- a CDS encoding UDP-N-acetylmuramoyl-L-alanyl-D-glutamate--2,6-diaminopimelate ligase, producing MKLEEILSRIPVLEIIGNQDREVSALIFDSRKAVEDSLYVAIKGTESDGHDFISSSVEKGAAVIVCENVPTEIKAEITYIKVKDAAKTLGLLASNFYGNPSSKLNLIGITGTNGKTSTTTLLFDIFKILGFKSALISTVEYRIGDEMIPSTHTTPDVVRLNQILAKAVEEGCEYAIMEVSSHGIHQYRTEGLHFKIAGFTNITHDHLDYHKTFEEYLKTKKRFFDELSSDAIAITNADDKNGNVMLQNTKAKKKTYALKTMADFHGKITEIDFNGMLLNFNGKEFWTTLTGKFNAYNLLLAYAVAIECGFHEDDILPAISQLKRVNGRFETLKSDGGIFFVVDYAHTPDALENVLDSINDIRTKNERLITVFGCGGDRDHAKRPEMGKIATRKSTLAIITSDNPRTEDPAEIIKQIEAGVEPQNFSKYTSIPDRREAIKMAIKFAEPKDIVVVAGKGHETYQEINGVKNHFDDKETIIELARLMSK
- a CDS encoding penicillin-binding transpeptidase domain-containing protein — encoded protein: MAVQNEFEKKRSNTLRWGYLFAGFAFILFVVFLGRILFLQNTNVQEIKDDYINKNYREATLKAARGNLYASDGSILATTVMRYDVYIDFKIIKDTVYSNNIGALTDSLSKMFGKPRSYFRDRFDQQKKTRNQYYSLVKGLDFDDYDRIRQFPIFKKGKNRGGFIVDRNYKRELATTQIGAGTIGMDNAISKSGLEGAFSKFLTGTDGTRLEQRVNSSQWKPIDYWKVNEPIDGQDVYTTIDIRIQDIVHSALEKQLVKFDGEHGTVLVMEVATGKIKAMVNLRRTEPGIYVDAYNYAIKDNIEPGSTFKTISLLAAMDDGFINEKTTVNVGNGVWTYAKQRISDGHGGGIYEISDVLAKSSNVGTAKLITQYYADKPQVFLDHLRRWKLFDKMDIELPGITKPRILTPKSTTWNAATLASISYGYATNINLLQLTTFYNGIANKGKMLEPLFIEKIAKDGRILYEAKPKVMVNKMASENAIRMMTGALTQAVEKGTAKSIFTPNLKMAGKTGTARFEYWKPGPMKYRASFAGFYPADNPKYTCYVMISEPDNSKSFYGSTVAAPVFKEIAGKTFLKTPQNIEKEMLVDKKVDLSKMIEQPVKVAVTNKIMPNVTGLIGKNIIPQLENQGYRVDYKGVGKIKEQFPLEGTVINKNQRIYLQLQN